The following is a genomic window from Candidatus Hydrogenedentota bacterium.
TATGCGTTGTGCGCGCATCTAATCCTTTCGATACTTCTCGCTGTGCAGGTCCCGACGTGTTCGTTGGACGTGCTACGCTCGTGATGCGGATGGCATCTGACCTGCGCGCGGGGCGCAGTGCATCGCTCGTAGGGGCTCGAGGCATCGGGAAGACGAGCTTGTTGCGTGCGGTGCAACGATCAATTCTTGTGGGGAATAGGCATGACGACATGCCGGTGCCAGTTGTCGTGTATGTCGCCCTCGATCGCCGACGCCACAAGAGTCTCGGAGCAATGCTCAATTCAATCATCGAGGAACTCGTCAATGCTCTCAGGGACCAACGTCAAGTGCTTTTGGATGCCATACGTGACCCCGTTCGCACGCTCGCATCCAACGGTCGCTTCGATGGTGCGTTGAATACGGTATTGGGCGACGTATTCCGCCAGACACAACGTCTTCACAAGCCGATCCTATTGTTTGACGACGTGCACCGCGTGGGGCAACAGGACTGGCTTGGCGAACTCGCCTCAATCTTGAATACCCACACTGACCGCTGCGAGGTGACCGTGGTGCTCGCCGGTCGAGAGAAGCTCTCCGAGCACCTTCGGGATGATACTTCGGATCTACGCCACCTGATCGCAGACTGGCACACCCTCGCAGGGTTCACCGAATCTGAGACGCGCGAGCTTATCAATCTCGCTCAATGCTCCGACGAACACGTGGAAGGTGAGTTCTGCAAAGAAATCCATCGCATGACGGGAGGGCATCCGTTCAGGCTGCATTATTACCTCTCGCAGTGCCTTTCCAACCATGGAGAGTTCTCGATGGAGGCTCTCCGGACCATTCATACTTCCTCAGATACCAATGACCGCCTCCTGCATCTGCTTCACGATGAAAATGTGTCGTTCTCGCAGGATTCTCTTTGGTGGCATGCTGCTATCGCATCTCTGCCCCCTTCTGATGCATCTGGCAAGTCTAGCTCAGGAACATGGATAACGGCCCCAACGGAGCCGCAATCCGTCCTCCCAGGCGAGCAATTTCCTGCCCGCTCCGTTCACGCGATTATCCCCGTCACCGTGCCAGCGATCCCACCGCCACCGCACGCTGAATCAAGACCTCCAGCAAGATCAGAGGAGTACCTGACCATGATCAAGATCCTGTGCCTGGCCGCGAACCCTAAGGGCACCTCCCGCCTGCGCATTGACGAGGAAATGCGCGAGATCGAAAGCCGACTGCGAAGTACAGCGTACCGGGACCGATTCGACTTCATTTCGGCGCCGGCCGCACGCGTGGACCAACTGCAAGAGCACCTCATGCGCCATGGGCCC
Proteins encoded in this region:
- a CDS encoding AAA family ATPase is translated as MFVGRATLVMRMASDLRAGRSASLVGARGIGKTSLLRAVQRSILVGNRHDDMPVPVVVYVALDRRRHKSLGAMLNSIIEELVNALRDQRQVLLDAIRDPVRTLASNGRFDGALNTVLGDVFRQTQRLHKPILLFDDVHRVGQQDWLGELASILNTHTDRCEVTVVLAGREKLSEHLRDDTSDLRHLIADWHTLAGFTESETRELINLAQCSDEHVEGEFCKEIHRMTGGHPFRLHYYLSQCLSNHGEFSMEALRTIHTSSDTNDRLLHLLHDENVSFSQDSLWWHAAIASLPPSDASGKSSSGTWITAPTEPQSVLPGEQFPARSVHAIIPVTVPAIPPPPHAESRPPARSEEYLTMIKILCLAANPKGTSRLRIDEEMREIESRLRSTAYRDRFDFISAPAARVDQLQEHLMRHGPSIVHFSGHGGDGAIMMETPTGKGIPVEGEVLGRMFRLYKQHVKCVVLNACETEVQAQAIAREVGCVVAMSASIPDNSAITFAATFYQALGYGRNVKDAFEAGRLQIELTGLSAELVPRLVLGADPSAADRVFAGP